The Dehalococcoidia bacterium genome window below encodes:
- a CDS encoding SulP family inorganic anion transporter, with protein MAKFQLTNNPKLDFLSGLTVALALVPEAIAFSFVAGVEPLVGLYAAFFVGIITSIFGGRSGMISGATGAMAVVMVALVAVYGIQYLFAAIILTGIIQIIIGIARLGKLINIVPSSVMIGFVNGLAIVIFLSQIGQFKDPNFTSHSDSNHAAYNVLFNGGWLESNQLFLMIILTLFTMGIIFFVPKLPKIGKLIPSPLISILILSFLVITLKIDTPTVGDLASVSGGLPEFSIPTVPYNLETLYIVLPFSLTLAGIGLIESLLTLTLIDEMTDTKGRPNKECFGQGLSNVTCGFFGAMGGCAMIGQSMINITSGGRGRLSGIVAAISLLCFILFFSRWIEMIPIAALTGIMMMVVIGTFAWASIKIINKVPAGDVIVIILVTSVTVWKDLAIAVIVGVIVSSLIYAWKSSSFININQSQKISDDEKIYKLRGSLFFGSINKFKTFMNPVNFEEKVIILDCSEAWIWDQSSLEILDNLTKKYKENNKVLRIYNLGPSSSKLLKKSEKTYDINIF; from the coding sequence TTGGCAAAATTTCAGTTAACTAATAATCCAAAATTAGATTTCTTATCTGGACTAACCGTAGCCCTAGCTCTTGTTCCAGAGGCTATTGCTTTTTCTTTTGTTGCAGGAGTTGAGCCTCTAGTAGGTCTATATGCTGCATTCTTCGTAGGAATTATTACATCTATATTTGGTGGTAGAAGTGGAATGATATCAGGCGCAACTGGAGCTATGGCTGTAGTAATGGTTGCGTTAGTTGCTGTTTATGGAATTCAATATCTTTTTGCAGCTATAATCTTAACTGGAATTATACAAATTATTATTGGTATAGCAAGACTAGGTAAGCTTATAAATATTGTGCCTTCATCGGTAATGATAGGATTTGTAAATGGATTAGCTATAGTAATTTTTTTAAGTCAGATAGGTCAATTTAAGGATCCTAATTTTACATCTCATTCAGATAGTAATCATGCAGCCTATAATGTTTTATTTAACGGAGGCTGGCTTGAAAGTAATCAGCTATTTCTTATGATTATTTTGACATTATTTACCATGGGTATAATTTTTTTCGTTCCAAAATTGCCTAAAATTGGTAAATTGATTCCATCTCCTTTGATATCAATACTTATACTTTCTTTTTTAGTAATTACTCTTAAGATTGATACACCAACAGTTGGAGATTTAGCTTCTGTATCAGGAGGTTTACCAGAATTTAGCATACCTACCGTCCCATATAATCTTGAAACCTTATATATAGTTTTGCCTTTTTCTCTAACTCTTGCTGGAATTGGTCTTATCGAAAGCTTATTAACTTTAACTCTCATAGATGAAATGACTGATACCAAAGGTCGGCCAAATAAAGAATGTTTTGGGCAAGGGCTAAGTAATGTCACGTGTGGTTTTTTTGGAGCTATGGGGGGATGTGCAATGATAGGTCAATCAATGATAAATATCACTTCAGGTGGTAGGGGTAGATTATCTGGGATAGTTGCTGCAATTTCATTATTATGCTTTATACTATTTTTTTCTAGATGGATAGAAATGATTCCTATAGCAGCCCTGACTGGAATTATGATGATGGTTGTTATTGGAACCTTTGCATGGGCATCAATAAAAATAATAAATAAAGTTCCAGCAGGAGATGTGATAGTTATAATTCTAGTCACATCTGTAACTGTCTGGAAGGATCTAGCTATAGCTGTAATAGTTGGAGTTATAGTTTCAAGCTTGATTTATGCTTGGAAGTCATCAAGTTTTATTAATATAAATCAATCCCAAAAAATATCAGATGATGAAAAGATATATAAGCTTAGAGGAAGCTTATTTTTTGGATCAATAAATAAATTTAAGACTTTTATGAATCCAGTTAACTTTGAAGAAAAAGTTATTATTTTAGATTGTTCAGAAGCATGGATATGGGATCAATCATCTCTAGAAATATTAGATAATCTTACAAAAAAATATAAAGAAAATAATAAAGTACTTAGAATATATAACTTAGGTCCTAGCAGCAGTAAGCTTTTAAAAAAATCTGAAAAAACTTATGACATAAATATTTTCTAA
- the fabF gene encoding beta-ketoacyl-ACP synthase II, producing the protein MSKKIVVTGMGSLTCLGDSVNEFWENLKNGVSGIRRISQVDPESFPCKVSGEVQNFVPSEWMDTKESKRMGRFSQLAVAAAKEAVEQSNFIGKVKSDRIGVLIGTGSGGLPETDKQASVKENRGVMRMSPFYIPSMLANMASANISRIYGATGYNSTCITACAASTQAIGEAAEIIKNNKADIVITGGSESGICEIGMGGFSTMHALTTWDGDPSKASRPFDAKRDGFAPSEGAGILILETEEHALNRGAKPIAEISGFGVTSDAFHLVQPHKDGLGASKAMNLAIEDAGINIDQIDYINAHGTSTPTNDRIETLAIKNTFKDLAKKIPISSTKSMIGHSLGASGALEIIACIKTTLENIIHPTINQENGDPDCDLNYVPNIKISKDVNYALSNSFGFGGQNACIVIKKY; encoded by the coding sequence ATGAGTAAAAAGATCGTTGTTACAGGAATGGGTTCATTGACATGTTTAGGAGATAGTGTCAATGAATTTTGGGAAAACCTTAAAAATGGTGTTTCTGGTATAAGAAGAATTTCTCAGGTTGATCCTGAGTCATTTCCATGCAAAGTTAGCGGAGAAGTGCAAAATTTTGTGCCAAGCGAATGGATGGATACTAAGGAATCAAAAAGAATGGGAAGATTTTCTCAATTAGCAGTTGCTGCTGCAAAAGAAGCTGTTGAACAATCTAATTTCATTGGAAAAGTTAAGTCAGATAGAATCGGTGTTCTGATTGGAACAGGATCAGGCGGTCTTCCTGAAACTGATAAACAAGCCAGTGTTAAGGAAAATAGAGGCGTCATGAGAATGAGTCCATTCTACATACCTTCTATGTTAGCCAATATGGCTTCAGCAAACATATCAAGAATTTATGGTGCTACTGGATATAATAGTACATGCATAACAGCATGTGCAGCATCTACTCAAGCTATTGGAGAAGCAGCAGAAATTATTAAGAATAATAAGGCTGATATTGTAATAACAGGAGGGTCAGAATCAGGAATTTGCGAAATTGGAATGGGTGGCTTTAGTACAATGCATGCCTTGACTACTTGGGATGGTGACCCCTCAAAAGCGAGTAGGCCTTTTGATGCAAAAAGAGATGGTTTTGCTCCTTCAGAGGGAGCAGGAATACTAATTCTTGAAACCGAAGAGCATGCATTGAATAGGGGAGCTAAACCTATTGCAGAAATATCAGGATTTGGCGTAACTTCGGATGCCTTCCATCTTGTTCAACCCCACAAAGATGGATTAGGAGCGTCAAAGGCAATGAATTTAGCAATTGAAGATGCTGGCATAAATATCGATCAAATTGATTATATAAATGCCCATGGAACATCAACACCAACAAATGATCGAATAGAAACCTTAGCTATAAAAAATACATTTAAGGACTTAGCTAAAAAAATACCTATTTCTTCAACTAAATCAATGATTGGACATTCTCTAGGTGCATCAGGTGCATTAGAAATTATAGCGTGTATTAAAACCACTTTAGAAAATATTATTCATCCAACTATTAATCAAGAAAATGGTGATCCAGATTGTGACTTAAACTATGTCCCTAACATAAAAATCTCAAAAGATGTTAATTATGCTCTTTCAAACAGTTTTGGCTTTGGAGGTCAAAATGCTTGCATTGTAATCAAGAAATATTAG
- the tatA gene encoding twin-arginine translocase TatA/TatE family subunit — protein sequence MGFIQNLGPLQLVLIVLVILVLFGVGKLPQVGKGVGQAINEFKAALNKSNKEEDKED from the coding sequence ATGGGATTTATTCAAAATTTAGGACCATTACAACTAGTTCTTATAGTTCTAGTAATTTTAGTTCTTTTTGGTGTAGGTAAGCTTCCTCAAGTGGGTAAAGGGGTTGGTCAAGCTATCAATGAGTTTAAAGCAGCCTTAAACAAATCAAACAAAGAAGAAGATAAAGAAGATTAG
- a CDS encoding RelA/SpoT family protein, which yields MYTDNLFNKIESYLPKDEVSKITNAFEFAKDAHKGQKRKSGHDFIVHPVEVATHLARLELDPKVIISGLLHDVIEDTKINSKDIQNEFGKEITEIVLSLTKLTNDENKLIKNLDQKNMRRFLVSMAQDIRVVIIKLADRLHNVETLEYLDLEKRKKIAKETLSIHAPLAQKIGMNDLKWRLEDESFKHLMPDKFKLTKRLISQKREEREIATQKMIDQINHHLEISNIKAEVTGRPKNLYSVYNKLQRYKQLGRNFSDIEDLIAIRAIVEHKEDCYVVLGKIHDLWRPIAGSFDDYIASPKENYYQSLHTVVMNDSNQKIEFQIRSQKMHNFAEEGVASHWKYKDSFDGSKHENFSKDTYWLKDMMDFEKEIIEDSDYLESVNNDILSDKVIVYSPKNDIFTLPIGSTPLDYAYSLHTELGHSCQASFINGILKPLNTKLNNGDTVQIQKTEVLNGPKLDWLNENLGYLSTANAKNKVKSWFKRRERNENIERGEKQILRTLRLSNIEDSEIVLTNMLENDTYENFAYKVGTGDISNQKIIDLINKQQLEETVRKMNLADDQIENPKETSSVSSVVIIGESNNDKKLANCCNVVYGDEIVGYKNSSNEIVIHRIICSRLRNFERTNRFLPAVWGHSKELSPTTVVIEAYDRVGLIRDITDVVWGEKTNIHSINSQEEDKNGTCKIQLTVYTRDLGQIIRLLGKMESTPGVYKVSRIK from the coding sequence ATGTATACAGACAATCTATTTAATAAAATTGAATCATACTTACCCAAAGATGAAGTATCAAAAATAACAAATGCATTTGAATTTGCGAAAGATGCTCATAAAGGACAGAAGAGAAAATCTGGTCATGATTTTATTGTGCATCCTGTTGAAGTAGCAACTCATTTAGCAAGATTAGAACTTGACCCTAAAGTAATAATTTCTGGATTACTCCATGATGTTATAGAAGATACAAAAATTAACTCAAAAGATATTCAAAATGAATTTGGAAAAGAGATTACAGAAATTGTTTTATCTCTAACAAAATTAACTAATGATGAAAATAAACTTATAAAGAATTTAGATCAAAAGAATATGAGAAGATTCCTAGTATCAATGGCACAGGATATAAGAGTAGTCATAATCAAACTTGCTGATAGACTTCATAACGTAGAGACTTTGGAATATTTAGATTTAGAAAAAAGAAAGAAAATAGCAAAAGAGACTTTATCTATTCATGCTCCTTTAGCTCAAAAAATAGGTATGAATGACCTAAAATGGAGACTTGAAGATGAAAGCTTCAAGCACTTAATGCCGGATAAATTTAAATTAACTAAAAGATTAATTAGTCAAAAAAGAGAAGAAAGAGAAATAGCTACTCAAAAAATGATTGATCAAATAAATCATCATTTGGAAATTTCAAATATTAAAGCTGAAGTAACCGGAAGGCCTAAAAACTTATACTCAGTCTATAACAAACTTCAAAGATATAAACAATTGGGTAGAAATTTCTCTGATATTGAAGACCTCATTGCTATTAGAGCCATAGTCGAACATAAAGAAGATTGCTACGTTGTTTTAGGGAAAATTCATGACTTATGGAGGCCTATTGCAGGTTCTTTCGATGATTATATTGCATCCCCAAAAGAAAATTACTATCAATCGCTTCATACAGTTGTGATGAATGATAGTAATCAAAAAATTGAGTTCCAAATCAGATCTCAAAAAATGCATAATTTTGCTGAAGAAGGGGTTGCTTCACATTGGAAATATAAAGATTCTTTTGATGGAAGTAAACATGAAAATTTCAGCAAAGATACTTATTGGCTAAAAGATATGATGGATTTTGAAAAGGAGATAATTGAAGATAGTGATTATCTTGAATCTGTAAATAATGATATTTTGTCTGACAAAGTAATCGTTTATTCCCCTAAAAATGATATTTTTACATTACCTATAGGCTCTACTCCTCTAGACTATGCATATAGCCTTCATACTGAGCTTGGGCATTCGTGCCAAGCATCTTTTATAAACGGAATATTAAAGCCACTAAATACTAAACTGAATAATGGTGATACTGTTCAAATTCAAAAAACAGAGGTCTTAAATGGTCCTAAGCTTGATTGGTTAAATGAAAACCTTGGTTATTTGAGTACTGCAAATGCTAAAAATAAAGTTAAATCATGGTTCAAGAGAAGAGAAAGAAATGAAAATATTGAAAGAGGAGAAAAGCAAATCCTGAGAACTCTTAGACTTTCAAACATAGAGGATAGTGAAATAGTCCTAACCAATATGCTAGAAAATGATACCTACGAAAACTTTGCTTATAAAGTTGGAACTGGTGACATAAGCAATCAAAAAATTATAGACCTTATCAACAAGCAGCAATTAGAAGAAACTGTAAGAAAGATGAACTTGGCTGATGATCAAATTGAAAATCCTAAGGAAACTAGTTCAGTTTCTTCAGTTGTAATTATAGGAGAAAGCAATAATGATAAAAAATTAGCAAATTGTTGCAATGTTGTTTATGGTGACGAAATAGTGGGATATAAAAATTCTAGTAATGAGATAGTTATTCATAGAATAATCTGCTCCAGACTGAGAAACTTCGAGCGTACTAATAGATTTTTACCTGCTGTGTGGGGTCATTCAAAAGAATTATCACCTACAACTGTAGTTATTGAAGCATATGATAGAGTTGGTCTAATAAGAGATATAACGGATGTAGTTTGGGGTGAAAAAACTAATATTCATTCAATAAATTCTCAAGAAGAAGACAAAAATGGCACATGCAAAATACAATTAACGGTTTATACTAGAGACTTAGGTCAAATAATTCGACTTTTAGGTAAAATGGAAAGTACACCAGGAGTGTATAAAGTTAGTAGAATAAAATAA
- a CDS encoding AIR synthase-related protein, which produces MNDIKNDGASPKIGEDSATINIRNDNNLLLSSDPITFDSENIGEYILDICANDIYAAGGEPKWFLITILIPPKTSYNKLKRVISKVNSRAQSLKVDIIGGHTEVTESVNKIVLSGTIVGRINKNFVPNQIVKGNQSIILGGQAGIEGSKIIVENTESNHKIITNLKKSIKNLTISVNNIAKIAISTGKIIKMHDPTEGGISTALHELCEFSDIGCEIIENEIKFVDNFNEACQILNLNPLGVISSGCLLMICKEKDSSEIINKLRSSDIPAIKIGKTTNSKKRNIIKKDGKKENLERFDQDEIIKIFRNVYRQSI; this is translated from the coding sequence TTGAATGATATTAAAAATGATGGAGCCTCTCCTAAAATAGGGGAAGATTCTGCGACAATCAATATAAGAAATGATAATAATTTATTACTTTCATCAGATCCAATTACATTCGATTCTGAAAATATTGGAGAGTACATATTAGATATCTGCGCAAATGATATATATGCAGCAGGAGGAGAGCCTAAGTGGTTTCTAATTACTATTCTTATACCTCCAAAGACCTCTTATAATAAACTCAAGAGAGTTATCTCTAAAGTTAATAGTCGAGCACAATCACTTAAAGTAGATATAATCGGAGGTCACACTGAAGTTACCGAATCTGTAAATAAAATAGTTTTGAGTGGTACCATTGTAGGAAGAATCAACAAAAATTTTGTACCAAATCAAATAGTCAAAGGAAATCAATCAATAATTTTGGGTGGACAAGCAGGAATTGAAGGAAGCAAAATTATTGTTGAAAATACAGAATCCAATCATAAAATAATTACAAATCTAAAAAAAAGCATAAAAAATCTTACTATCAGTGTTAATAATATAGCAAAAATTGCAATTTCAACTGGCAAAATAATTAAAATGCATGATCCAACAGAAGGTGGAATTTCAACAGCATTACATGAATTATGCGAATTTTCAGACATTGGATGTGAGATTATTGAGAATGAAATTAAGTTTGTAGATAATTTTAATGAAGCTTGCCAGATTTTGAACCTAAATCCACTAGGTGTAATAAGTTCTGGTTGTTTATTGATGATTTGCAAAGAAAAAGATTCCTCTGAAATAATAAATAAATTAAGATCTTCTGATATTCCTGCCATAAAGATAGGTAAAACGACAAATTCAAAAAAACGTAATATTATTAAAAAAGATGGAAAAAAAGAAAACTTAGAAAGATTTGATCAGGACGAAATCATTAAAATTTTTAGGAATGTATACAGACAATCTATTTAA
- the lexA gene encoding transcriptional repressor LexA: MAIMKPLSDKQKDILKFIEGYIDEYGYPPSIRDIQNNCDISSTSVVKYNLDRLQEKGLMNRDSEVSRSISLKTEHKTNTIKVPVLGTITAGQPFPLIDDSRWNLDDQDMIDLPENFSHIEEKIFALKVNGYSMIDALIGDGDTIILEKSHNARNGEMVAAKINSENETTLKRIFKEGNKTRLQPENPLMEPMYFPSKDVSILGKVIAVWRYLPNSK; this comes from the coding sequence ATGGCAATTATGAAACCTTTATCAGATAAACAAAAAGATATACTAAAATTTATTGAAGGGTATATTGATGAATATGGTTATCCTCCCTCCATTAGAGATATTCAAAATAATTGTGATATATCATCAACATCTGTGGTTAAGTACAATTTAGATAGACTTCAAGAAAAAGGATTAATGAATAGAGATTCAGAAGTATCCAGAAGCATAAGCTTAAAAACAGAACACAAAACAAATACCATTAAGGTCCCAGTTCTAGGCACCATAACTGCAGGACAACCTTTTCCTTTAATTGACGATTCAAGATGGAACCTAGATGATCAAGATATGATTGATCTTCCAGAAAACTTTTCACACATCGAAGAAAAAATATTTGCTCTAAAGGTAAATGGTTACTCAATGATTGATGCCCTAATAGGTGACGGAGATACTATTATTCTTGAAAAATCTCATAATGCAAGAAATGGTGAAATGGTTGCAGCAAAAATAAACTCTGAGAATGAAACTACTCTTAAAAGAATATTCAAGGAAGGGAATAAAACTAGACTTCAGCCAGAAAATCCTTTGATGGAGCCTATGTACTTCCCATCAAAGGATGTAAGTATTTTAGGAAAAGTAATAGCAGTTTGGAGATATTTACCAAATAGTAAATAA
- the rpsT gene encoding 30S ribosomal protein S20, with translation MPSTKTHRNQLNKYKVNLSVKTAIKSSITKLRESIQKDDNSEEVNKLFKETSKVLDRAAKKKVIHKNNASRKKSRLQKLINKKNN, from the coding sequence ATGCCAAGCACAAAAACACACAGAAATCAGTTGAATAAATACAAGGTAAATCTATCAGTTAAGACTGCTATAAAATCCTCCATTACAAAATTGAGAGAGAGTATTCAAAAAGATGATAATTCTGAAGAAGTAAACAAACTTTTTAAAGAAACTTCAAAAGTTTTAGATAGAGCGGCCAAGAAAAAAGTTATACATAAAAATAATGCTTCGAGAAAAAAATCAAGACTTCAAAAGTTAATTAATAAGAAAAATAATTGA
- the tatC gene encoding twin-arginine translocase subunit TatC gives MLTEDKPVNILDHFKEIKKRLIRYFIFLTIFTVSSLIFFKQIIQIFIEPANKILLEAGANGQIVFGRVTEAWGAAARVSIILGISLSIPFLLGEVIFFLRPGLRGKEKLYIYLLIPLCFIFFISGAFFSYFFVIPSALNFLITFGDDIAQPMINIGPLTALMFSLMFWMGIIFQIPLIMFLLGRLGIITHKSLKRFRRWVILLAFVLGAIITPTVDPITQITVALPMILLYEFGLIFIRITEPEKKTFRFYIGIIFLVLIVVALILSAIIVRFDKFKIL, from the coding sequence TTGCTAACTGAAGATAAGCCTGTAAATATTTTAGATCATTTTAAAGAGATAAAAAAAAGATTAATAAGATACTTTATTTTTCTAACAATCTTTACTGTTAGTTCTTTAATTTTCTTTAAACAAATAATTCAAATATTTATAGAACCAGCAAATAAAATACTCTTAGAAGCAGGAGCCAATGGTCAAATAGTTTTTGGTAGAGTAACAGAAGCATGGGGAGCTGCCGCAAGAGTTTCAATAATTTTAGGCATATCTTTATCAATACCTTTTTTACTTGGAGAAGTAATTTTTTTTCTTAGACCAGGCCTGAGAGGTAAGGAAAAACTTTATATTTATTTACTAATTCCTTTATGTTTTATTTTTTTTATTTCTGGAGCTTTTTTTAGTTATTTTTTTGTGATTCCTAGCGCACTTAATTTTCTTATAACATTTGGTGATGATATAGCTCAACCTATGATAAATATTGGACCGTTAACTGCCTTAATGTTTTCTCTAATGTTTTGGATGGGTATAATTTTTCAAATTCCATTGATAATGTTTTTATTGGGAAGATTAGGAATTATCACTCATAAATCATTAAAGAGATTTAGAAGATGGGTAATTCTTTTAGCTTTTGTACTAGGAGCAATTATAACTCCAACAGTTGATCCTATTACTCAAATAACTGTAGCTTTACCTATGATTCTACTATATGAATTCGGACTTATTTTTATCAGAATAACTGAGCCTGAAAAGAAAACTTTTAGATTTTATATAGGTATTATTTTCTTAGTACTAATAGTCGTTGCATTAATATTATCAGCGATAATAGTGAGGTTCGATAAGTTCAAAATTTTATAA
- a CDS encoding ABC transporter ATP-binding protein, with product MTKDSKILQIEEISFNYTKNEPILDNFSIDVNHGEFVTVLGDSGAGKTTLFRAINGLEKISNGYIRVDGNLMSSSFYHVSPEKRPVGTIFQDYALFPHFNVEKNIYYGLDKKNYDKKFVDEIIELLRVENFLKRYVDELSGGQRQRVSLARALVRKPKILLMDEPYSNLDKNLRQEIRRDLKKILSKIGSTVLLITHDSEEALSLSDKIGYLYQGKIIQFDTPYQIFHNPSHKIIAKSISNSNILEGISDGGKIKTDLGEFVIEEKINSGRKVNINVRPSQLSLVSSEEEYEIVEEEFLEGNQLFLVKNIKTDQIINVSMSGANNFFLGQKVGIQIINNYANMTNIS from the coding sequence ATGACAAAAGATAGTAAAATATTACAGATCGAAGAAATATCATTTAATTATACTAAAAATGAACCAATCCTAGATAACTTTTCTATAGATGTTAATCATGGTGAGTTTGTTACAGTATTGGGTGATAGTGGAGCAGGTAAAACAACCTTATTCAGAGCTATAAATGGTTTAGAAAAAATTAGTAATGGATATATCAGAGTTGATGGGAATTTGATGTCTTCCTCTTTTTATCATGTTTCACCTGAAAAAAGACCAGTAGGTACAATTTTTCAAGATTATGCACTTTTCCCTCATTTTAATGTTGAGAAGAATATTTATTATGGCTTAGATAAGAAAAACTATGATAAAAAATTTGTTGATGAAATTATTGAGTTATTAAGAGTAGAAAATTTTTTGAAAAGATATGTAGATGAACTATCTGGGGGTCAAAGACAAAGAGTTTCACTTGCAAGGGCTCTTGTTAGAAAACCTAAGATTCTATTAATGGATGAACCTTATTCAAATCTTGATAAAAACCTAAGGCAAGAAATACGTAGAGATCTAAAAAAAATATTATCTAAAATTGGAAGTACTGTTCTTCTTATTACTCATGATTCCGAAGAAGCGTTAAGTTTATCTGATAAGATTGGATATCTTTATCAAGGAAAAATAATTCAATTTGATACACCTTATCAAATTTTTCATAATCCTTCGCACAAGATAATTGCCAAAAGTATTTCTAATTCGAATATTCTTGAAGGTATTTCTGATGGCGGAAAAATTAAAACTGATTTAGGTGAATTTGTCATTGAAGAAAAAATTAATTCAGGTAGGAAAGTAAACATAAATGTTAGGCCTAGTCAGTTGAGTTTAGTATCTTCAGAGGAAGAATATGAAATAGTTGAAGAAGAATTTTTAGAAGGAAATCAACTTTTTTTAGTAAAAAATATTAAAACTGATCAAATTATAAATGTAAGTATGAGTGGAGCAAATAACTTTTTTTTGGGACAAAAAGTTGGGATTCAAATTATAAACAATTATGCGAATATGACTAATATTTCTTGA
- a CDS encoding iron ABC transporter permease, which produces MNLSKLNPFYKNKLKSVNFAYIGIILWAIIFSIILSIPVIYLFLKITFGFNLFVDFIFNYKILKIALNSILLVFLVVFLATAIALPLAFLNVRTNLPFAKYLLSISVLPIALPSYVMATTQIELWGPRGIVYDILSNFFEIAPLPSFYGLSGSVIVLGLITYPYIYIGLCATFRRFDFQMIDASRTLGASVSKTFNRIIIPLVLPTIASGSLLVSLYVLSDFGAVALLRFNTFTIAIFNRMYSSIGNYGVLELCSLVIVFCFIILFIESRSRTNSRYFSNSTSVNLKILDLGYWKWVILPFALLPTVLGFLLPVMILLYWLISGIFFETSFINVYEDLFSEIIGSVTISLISSIIITFLATVVVLIIRKKIRIISFIIEKTSYIGLSLPGIVVAMSLVFFTINYLDFIYQTYIVLIFGYLISFLPAALTPVKSSVSQIDPSLEEASYSLGKGKIMTFYNVIVKLSIPGVSYGGVLVFILCIKELPLTLILSPLGFSTLATSIWSSASEAFFMDTAAASLVLILVAGIPTYIFMSNNLSKKVGL; this is translated from the coding sequence TTGAATCTATCCAAACTTAATCCATTTTATAAAAATAAACTTAAATCAGTAAATTTTGCCTATATAGGTATCATATTATGGGCAATAATTTTTTCAATTATTTTATCTATACCTGTAATATATTTATTTCTTAAAATAACTTTTGGGTTCAATTTATTTGTTGATTTTATATTTAATTATAAAATCTTAAAAATTGCCTTAAATTCAATATTACTAGTTTTTCTAGTAGTCTTTTTAGCAACAGCCATTGCTCTTCCTTTAGCTTTCTTGAATGTTAGAACTAATTTACCTTTCGCTAAATACTTGTTATCTATAAGTGTATTGCCCATAGCTTTACCAAGTTATGTTATGGCTACTACTCAAATTGAGTTATGGGGGCCAAGAGGTATTGTATATGACATATTAAGTAATTTTTTTGAAATAGCCCCATTACCTTCCTTTTATGGGCTTTCGGGGTCAGTGATAGTTCTTGGCTTGATTACCTATCCTTATATTTATATAGGTCTATGTGCAACATTTAGGAGATTTGATTTTCAGATGATTGATGCTTCTAGAACATTAGGTGCTAGTGTTTCTAAAACTTTTAATAGAATAATAATTCCTCTTGTATTACCAACGATAGCTTCGGGCTCACTTTTAGTTTCCTTGTATGTACTTAGTGATTTTGGAGCAGTGGCATTACTAAGATTTAATACATTTACAATAGCAATTTTTAATAGAATGTATAGCAGTATTGGAAATTACGGTGTACTAGAATTATGTTCCTTAGTAATAGTATTTTGTTTCATTATCCTATTTATTGAATCTAGATCAAGGACCAACTCAAGGTATTTTTCTAATTCAACTTCAGTAAACTTAAAAATTTTAGACTTAGGATACTGGAAATGGGTTATTTTACCATTTGCATTACTTCCAACTGTATTAGGTTTTTTATTACCTGTTATGATTCTTTTATACTGGTTAATTTCAGGCATATTCTTTGAAACATCTTTTATTAACGTGTACGAAGACCTCTTCTCTGAAATTATAGGTAGTGTAACTATTTCACTGATATCATCAATAATAATTACATTTTTAGCAACTGTTGTAGTATTAATTATTAGAAAAAAGATAAGGATTATTTCATTTATTATTGAAAAAACTTCTTATATAGGCCTTTCATTACCAGGGATAGTTGTAGCTATGTCACTAGTATTCTTTACTATAAATTATTTAGATTTTATCTATCAAACATATATAGTCTTAATATTTGGATATTTGATTTCCTTTTTACCTGCAGCTTTAACTCCAGTTAAGTCATCCGTTAGCCAAATTGATCCTTCTTTAGAAGAAGCTTCATACTCATTAGGGAAGGGTAAAATTATGACCTTTTACAATGTAATAGTAAAATTATCAATTCCCGGTGTTAGCTATGGAGGTGTTTTAGTTTTTATTCTTTGTATTAAAGAACTCCCATTAACTCTTATACTTAGTCCACTTGGATTTTCTACTTTGGCTACTAGTATTTGGTCATCAGCTAGCGAGGCTTTTTTTATGGATACAGCAGCAGCCTCATTAGTATTAATTCTAGTTGCAGGAATCCCTACATATATATTTATGTCCAATAATCTATCAAAAAAAGTAGGATTATGA